In Marinobacter antarcticus, one genomic interval encodes:
- a CDS encoding DUF3530 family protein yields MRRFRTISRRGYGRRIYGCLLAIMLAGSGLPACAQGKESLAGEMQGVVSSGLGEWGLSQRFPGAALWLDLEDGARTLALFWPETEIPARGALIILADEGENAESGLAGTLARELARRKFAVLTLGLEAPGAALEQILERPHPAPEAESEEQSPGPTSPATIDVIGSEAASELEAAYRARILEEFVAGTAELKKLEYKLLAVVGIGRGSNHVVPYAAELETPSALIWVGPKFYPRDARRLTSALEKASVPRILELSSSGEGGQRTAGLKRARVEGFSLQPVGAGTAFLPRDGKALAGRISAWLKSDSRQ; encoded by the coding sequence GTGCGCCGATTCAGAACAATAAGCCGACGCGGGTATGGCAGGAGGATATACGGTTGCCTGCTGGCTATTATGCTGGCAGGCAGCGGCCTGCCAGCATGCGCTCAGGGAAAAGAGTCGCTGGCCGGAGAAATGCAGGGCGTGGTGTCGTCCGGACTGGGTGAATGGGGTCTGAGCCAGAGATTTCCGGGCGCCGCACTTTGGCTCGATCTTGAGGACGGCGCCCGCACACTGGCGCTTTTCTGGCCCGAGACTGAAATTCCTGCAAGAGGTGCTCTGATCATTCTGGCTGATGAAGGCGAGAACGCGGAATCGGGGCTGGCGGGAACTCTGGCCCGGGAGCTGGCGCGCCGGAAATTTGCGGTGCTTACTCTCGGTCTTGAGGCGCCGGGGGCTGCTCTTGAACAGATTCTGGAGCGCCCGCACCCGGCGCCTGAGGCAGAATCTGAAGAGCAGAGCCCGGGCCCCACCAGCCCGGCCACGATCGATGTAATTGGGTCGGAAGCGGCAAGTGAGCTGGAAGCAGCCTATCGGGCGCGCATACTCGAGGAATTTGTGGCGGGAACTGCGGAACTCAAGAAGCTTGAATACAAGCTCCTAGCCGTGGTCGGTATAGGGCGGGGCAGCAATCATGTTGTGCCCTACGCGGCGGAACTGGAAACACCTTCAGCCCTGATCTGGGTCGGCCCGAAGTTCTATCCTCGCGATGCCCGCCGGTTGACATCGGCACTGGAGAAGGCATCTGTACCGCGCATTCTGGAGCTTTCATCATCCGGTGAGGGCGGGCAGCGCACGGCCGGCCTGAAGCGAGCCAGAGTGGAAGGTTTCAGCCTTCAGCCTGTGGGGGCGGGCACTGCGTTTTTGCCGCGAGACGGAAAGGCTCTTGCGGGCAGGATATCGGCCTGGCTCAAATCTGATAGCCGCCAATAA
- a CDS encoding co-chaperone DjlA, with translation MATRPAQPALPPRMEAVFSGLLHKLSASGHQAHKLIGETSLPRWCRRPLFFFLGYIAKADGRVSEQDIRFAENLIASLGLSKRQRRKAISSFQKGKASETLPPLSGLTLKLSHRIWPAPALKIAICLCHAAQLGGRPGKPRRYRCEDTVDQIGMPVTISEDIFDSYATRMWGDISDAPSKPVNLEQACALLGVTRRDPVATIKRAYRKKVSECHPDKLAQQELSAAERALAKERLLRYQQAWELIRRHH, from the coding sequence ATGGCGACCCGTCCCGCACAACCAGCCCTGCCGCCGCGAATGGAAGCCGTATTTTCCGGCCTGCTGCATAAGCTCTCTGCCTCCGGCCATCAGGCGCATAAACTCATCGGCGAGACCAGCCTGCCCCGGTGGTGCCGGCGCCCACTATTTTTCTTTCTGGGTTATATCGCTAAAGCGGATGGGCGGGTTTCGGAGCAGGACATTCGTTTTGCAGAAAACCTTATCGCTTCGCTGGGGCTATCAAAACGGCAGAGACGCAAAGCCATCAGCAGTTTCCAGAAAGGCAAAGCATCAGAAACACTTCCGCCGCTCAGCGGGCTTACATTAAAACTCAGCCACCGCATCTGGCCTGCCCCGGCCCTGAAAATAGCCATCTGCCTTTGCCACGCGGCTCAACTCGGGGGCCGGCCAGGCAAGCCCCGCCGCTACCGCTGCGAGGATACCGTTGACCAGATTGGCATGCCGGTCACCATCAGCGAAGACATCTTCGACAGCTACGCCACCCGGATGTGGGGCGACATCAGCGATGCGCCTTCAAAGCCGGTAAATCTCGAGCAGGCATGCGCCCTGCTTGGGGTCACCCGACGGGATCCGGTGGCGACAATCAAGCGCGCATACCGAAAAAAAGTCTCCGAGTGCCACCCGGACAAGCTGGCGCAGCAGGAGCTGAGCGCAGCCGAGCGCGCACTGGCCAAAGAGAGGCTGCTACGTTACCAGCAGGCCTGGGAACTGATCCGACGACATCACTAG
- the rpe gene encoding ribulose-phosphate 3-epimerase, producing the protein MNPYLIAPSILSADFARLGEEVDNVLTAGADVVHFDVMDNHYVPNLTIGPMVCEALRKHGVTAPIDVHLMVSPVDDLIRMFIDAGASYITFHPEASRHIDRSLQLIREGGCKAGLVFNPATPLHHMDYVMDKLDMVLMMSVNPGFGGQKFIPGTLDKLREARKRIDASNYNIRLEIDGGVKTDNIREIAEAGADTFVAGSAIFNTDDYKATIDAMRLELEHARTALGQKVPGL; encoded by the coding sequence ATGAACCCTTACCTGATTGCCCCATCCATTCTGTCCGCCGATTTTGCCCGCCTGGGTGAAGAAGTGGATAACGTCCTGACCGCCGGCGCAGACGTGGTGCATTTCGACGTTATGGACAACCATTATGTGCCCAACCTGACCATCGGGCCGATGGTTTGTGAAGCGCTGCGCAAGCACGGCGTTACCGCTCCCATCGACGTGCACCTGATGGTATCGCCGGTCGACGACCTGATTCGCATGTTCATTGACGCCGGCGCCAGCTACATCACCTTCCATCCGGAGGCATCCCGGCATATCGACCGCTCCCTGCAGCTGATTCGCGAGGGTGGCTGCAAAGCCGGCCTGGTGTTCAACCCGGCCACACCGCTGCACCACATGGATTACGTGATGGATAAGCTTGATATGGTGCTGATGATGTCGGTTAACCCCGGCTTCGGGGGCCAGAAGTTCATTCCCGGCACTCTGGACAAGCTGCGGGAAGCCCGCAAACGCATCGACGCCAGCAACTACAACATCCGGCTGGAAATCGACGGTGGTGTAAAAACCGACAACATTCGTGAAATTGCCGAAGCCGGCGCGGATACCTTTGTTGCGGGCTCGGCTATTTTCAACACAGACGATTATAAAGCCACCATCGACGCCATGCGTCTGGAGCTGGAACACGCCCGCACGGCACTGGGCCAAAAAGTGCCAGGCCTATGA
- the murU gene encoding N-acetylmuramate alpha-1-phosphate uridylyltransferase MurU: MKAIILAAGRGERMRPLTLTTPKPLLSVGGKPLIEHHLEHLHRAGFRDVVINHAWLGEQIEYSLGDGERFGLSLHYSREGEPLETAGGIARALPLLFSHDTDWFMVINGDVWADFDLTRLQPPAYGEQPALDAILVMADNPSYHRHGDFCLNDNGMLSEECAGKEGEKLTFTGISLLRRRLFEGLTDQAGKLGPVLRAAMSEGRVAGLHHCGLWVDVGTPERLRALDQQLAIQEL, from the coding sequence GTGAAGGCGATAATTCTTGCCGCAGGAAGGGGTGAGCGTATGCGGCCACTAACTCTTACCACCCCCAAACCCCTTCTCAGCGTAGGCGGAAAACCGCTCATTGAACACCATCTGGAGCACCTCCACCGTGCCGGCTTCCGGGATGTAGTGATCAACCACGCGTGGCTCGGGGAACAGATTGAGTACAGCCTGGGAGATGGTGAGCGGTTCGGGCTCTCTTTGCATTACTCACGTGAAGGCGAACCGCTGGAGACCGCGGGCGGCATTGCCCGCGCTCTGCCGCTGCTTTTTTCCCATGACACAGACTGGTTTATGGTTATAAACGGCGATGTCTGGGCCGATTTCGACCTGACCCGACTGCAGCCACCTGCATATGGTGAACAGCCTGCTCTCGATGCCATTTTGGTGATGGCAGACAACCCCTCATACCACCGCCACGGTGATTTTTGCCTGAATGACAACGGCATGCTCTCTGAAGAGTGTGCCGGGAAAGAGGGCGAGAAACTGACCTTTACCGGCATCAGCCTCCTGCGCCGCAGGTTGTTTGAAGGACTGACTGATCAAGCCGGAAAGCTCGGGCCTGTTTTACGGGCAGCCATGAGTGAAGGCCGGGTAGCCGGGCTACATCACTGCGGCCTCTGGGTTGATGTCGGGACGCCGGAGCGGCTGCGGGCGCTGGACCAACAACTGGCCATTCAGGAGCTTTAG
- a CDS encoding phosphoglycolate phosphatase, with protein MSLAGLFNEHWPGVALFDLDGTLVDSAPDLAAAVDRTLEQLGRKPAGIEQVRQWVGHGSPILIRRALAGKADWEPANISDEALFDDALKLFYQNYQQLNGQHSTVYAGVEACLEALNERGCRMAIVTNKPEQFVGPLLEQMGLEHHFQLIVGGDTLNTKKPDSAPLLHAMEALKGSRGTTVMVGDSAADVSAAQAAGIPCVAVTYGYNFGRSVQTLGADAVVDSLSELL; from the coding sequence ATGAGCCTGGCCGGCCTGTTCAACGAACACTGGCCAGGGGTTGCCCTGTTCGATCTTGATGGCACCCTGGTAGACAGCGCGCCGGATCTTGCCGCCGCGGTTGACCGCACCCTTGAACAACTGGGCCGCAAACCGGCCGGCATTGAACAGGTGCGCCAATGGGTCGGCCATGGTTCCCCGATACTGATACGGCGAGCGCTGGCCGGCAAGGCCGACTGGGAGCCAGCAAATATTAGTGACGAAGCCCTGTTCGATGATGCCCTGAAGCTCTTTTACCAAAATTATCAACAGCTCAATGGCCAGCACTCAACGGTCTATGCCGGCGTTGAAGCCTGTCTTGAAGCATTGAACGAACGTGGTTGCCGCATGGCCATCGTGACCAACAAACCGGAACAATTTGTGGGGCCTCTGCTTGAGCAGATGGGGCTTGAACATCATTTCCAGCTGATTGTTGGTGGCGACACGCTGAACACGAAAAAACCGGATTCCGCGCCGCTGCTCCATGCCATGGAGGCGCTTAAGGGCAGCCGAGGCACTACCGTGATGGTCGGTGACTCCGCAGCGGACGTCAGTGCCGCTCAGGCCGCGGGCATTCCCTGTGTGGCTGTCACTTATGGCTACAACTTTGGGCGTTCAGTGCAAACACTGGGAGCAGACGCTGTGGTTGATTCCCTGAGCGAGCTTTTGTAA